The genomic region gttccaatccctgtcaaaccaaacatgctcgctttttcagccgcagaggcgttataatgtaacggtcaatcccactattcgttggtagaagagtagcccaagagagagttggcggtgggtggtgatgactagctgccttccctctactcttacactgctaattttgggacggctagcgcagatagcccttgagtagctttatgcttaattataaacaatatattgacCTAAGAGAGAGAGACACAATCCTTGGACAAAATAAACATTTGCGATATCAGTCCAAATTTTAGGGGTAAATTATTAAattccagttgttgttttttttaccttattaTTCACACAGTATATTGCTCTAGTTTTTACCATATGACTCACATTGCTTTGTACTCTACCTTTTACCTTGTTATTCACACAGTATATTactctagttttattttattattcagaatATGGTATTTTACCTGATAATTCACGCAGTTATCGATCATTTTAAATCTTTTATCGATcttttatttagtttactttttgtaCCTCTTTAAGatatatttctttcattgttactaaatcgtttttgtttattttttgaagaacATAATATAATGATCATTTCTCTATTTTTAAGATAAATCTCAGTTTTGTTATTGAATGGAATACCTTTCAAACAATACAGTTTTTACTAAACTAAAAGAATTAAActaagttattaattaattgataCTTGATCGTGAACTTTAATAGACGAATTCTTGAAAAATGccgtattttattatttttcaatttattaattacattaaccagttcagtgccgtagacgagatatcTCGCTCAAGCCGATTGGTAaaacagtgccacggacgagttaattcgttcttaataatacctaacttcaacgctagttGTCAGCACTATACATGCATTtgatctacttacaaattgttcCACTTTCAATCCAAATTAGCCCgctgttgtttttaaacaataaacatattgCTGAAATTATCACTCTATAATATAAACCTACATCAACAACAACCCTCGTCGTTAATAAGGATGTAATACTAAGATGTCGTTAATTAGATAAGTGTATCTTAACACTAACTAGTCTTAACCTGTTGGCTACCAAGTATtgcagctgctacggcaactccaaaccaagttcaaaatacaactaatGCTTCCTAGTTTTAATtaatcacaccaaaacatgcaaGTGCTTCTACATGGAGGTTAACAGGCGTTAAATATTCACTCACCTGGATAGAGAACCTTCTTCACCATCGGGTGTCCTTCCAGAAAACAAGTAATATCTAAAGCATTTTTTTCGTGCTGACGCATTCTTACTGGTAAGGTCTTCAACCCACGACAGACGAGATAACAATCAAAAGGTGATGGAACCGGACCAAGTGCTGAAAAAAGTGTGTTTGTCGTAGTACAAGTGCATAGAaagcttttgttttcatttctggtGCGAGGTGTGTATATGTATTGATCACTAATGAATTTACGATCACGTCTTTTATTGTGGAAAACAATATGTCATGAAGATTTGCTTTAGTTTTCATCGTTTAAATGTTCAAATCTCCTTAATGTTACAAGAATTCACAGAGTAAAAAGTTGAACTTAAAAACTGTACTTTATTTGATTTCTGTGAAAAAAAGAATATTGCTTGTTTTTCAGACtttatacagaatatatatatatatatgtgtgttcaatattttattgcaATAATGCTTTGACGAGAAAGTTAATTACGTTATGTTTGATCGttgtaaaatacgtaatagtgaCTATTTATTAGAGATGTTCGTAAGATGTTATCTCTTTCTTGGAAATTGAGCTCAGagatcttttaaaaaattttgaaattgaatgaattacattttacagcTCTTTATACGGTCTTgttcaaaatgtttgcatactgttTTACATCGATCTTATTGTCTACAAGCATGAAGTAGGTGTTGAGTAAATACCAGTGTAATAACAGAGAAGGTGGCGTATGATTGGACAAACATGTAAGATTCGTTATTCTTGTTTGTATAAGCTGATTTGAATATTTGTTGGCCAAAATACACATAAACACCTGTTTTGTTTAGACGGGTATGCTTTTGGTATAATCGTTTTCCAAAACAAATCAACGTTTTCTTCAGAAACCTTCTCTGTACTTCGTGTAGAATCATACCTTCTCTCGTGCCAGAAGAGATGTGGCTTCAAATTGTTCGACTCTCCAGAAACGGTATAAAGCAAGTGAACGCTGTCAGAACAAAAGGATACTCCCAGCGTACTGTATTCAGAATCTAGAAATATCGTCGTATTAGAGGAAACATTGTTAGAGGAGAACATACTGATTGACGCCGAAAAACTACTTAAGTGGATGACCTTGATTTGATCAGGTTAAGAGGTGACGGTCAAAAGAAGTCTTACAACACATTTCGACAGGGACAGCATGAACATATTATTTACAGCTATTATAtagtataatttatcttggaGGAGTGTTCTTTGGCCAAGAACACATGCTAACTTACAGGTTGGACCCTCAAGACATTTTGGATAAGTCCTGTTTCCggcttgttaaaataataaattctgtttTTCCTGCAAGAAAAACACAagaggtggtgcagtacatgtttgggcagctaCTCATCATTATGAAAAAAACAGATCTTTATATTCTCTAGGGAACGCCAATGGCACTTCCTACAGGCATCGCATCGAAAAGATATTTTTGCTATATGTCAGGGCaaggtttaatgataactatGTGTTCTAGGATGACAATGATACTGCTCACAGTGCACATATTGCACCGTGTTATCTTGACCAAGAGGAAATTACAAGATTGCCTTGGCCAGCAAAGTCTCCAGATTGTAAATTCCATTGAGAAATGCTGTGCAGAACTGAGCCAGAAAATTGCTAACAACTACACTAAACTAGTTACCATAGCTGGCTTGCAGTGCATTCTAGTAACGAGTAGATTACATTAATAGCCTTATCTACAGTATGCCACGCCACCTTGCAGAGGTAATTAAGGTACAAGAAGAACCGACCAACTgctaaattttttataaaaactgctATTTAGTTACAGACGCTAACtgtaataatttaatgttatattttggcATTATATATGTTTCAGTAAGGATTTGTTGTGATAGATAAAATTTTGCATTACACATCTTTCTgcaggtgtctgataaaattgcTTATTGTTCTAACAAATCGTTCGTGATGTCCATGGAACCTGTCGCATTACATAAATTAGGTACGTAGATGTTTAATATAGCGtgcatttctcagtttgacagggctaaatgtaattttattccatcttcatgataatattttatttgtaacaaaatatgtaaacattttggcCAGGACTGTAATATCGAAATTTTAAAATCTGGAGGAACAAAAGATTGAGAAATTTATTCTTTTGAAAATGGTTTATTATTTTCCAgttatcacaaatatatatatatatatgtaatatatgaaaaatatgcaTTAATGATCTCAtggtgaagttttattttattatatcatcgTGATATTTcgtggaaaacaaaacaattagtccatgtggatatatatatatatatatataacctcaaATACATACTACTCAATATTTTCATATCAAAAACAGCGTGAATTTCTATTATGCTTCAGATTCAATTCTTACGTTATAGGTTAATTGACAATAATTGAAAGTCctttcttaatttttttcaagttaCTCGTAATCGtccttttatttaaaatgttatcagTTTTTAAATCGTAAGTGTTACTAGGTGAATATTCAGTAATTTTAGAACACAAATTCGTGAGATTACGTACTTCTTTGGACAATGGATAATCgacagtaattttacaaaacaaattgttgAGACTACTTACTGCGTTGTGCAAAGGATAATCGTTGATATATATCCTTGTTTCTACTCACAATAGATCCCAAACAGACGTCACAATGACccgttacaaatatttaaaaacaaacaaatccaccagCACCTTATGGTCTTTCACACACTaacaagaaatagaaataattactttttacatcAACAGCTTATTATCTGATTTCTAATGAGATACAGAAATGATCACTTTTTACACCAACATATTATGATCCTTCACATAgtaataagaaatagaaataactccGGGCTACTGCACACAAAAATGGACTAGATTGCATGacgtttttttttaccatttttgatgaagagaaaccaacttgaaataaaaatatatctcagaacggctggtatgggtattaacacttttattgataagcaaagaatAACGTTACGACCTTTCTAgttcatctttaggttaacaaaaggagtttgcaattgaccgttgtcggacacatgtcttagtgacgagagtataaacgagtacggGATTATAGGGGGCGTTGCAGCAACTTATACAggaattaaaaccaaaataaaggaaCGCTTTTATAcccatactaattaataacctgacatccaactgcaacttttaccatattcaattatttttcattatttatctgtCTATTTAATAATGACTTTCCTGGGTTTTTATATACCTCAAACAAACGTACATAGTAAAAGTAGCCAAAACAGACGTGatgacatatatatttattcaagtcAAAATTCTGCAAGACAGGTTAAATAAAACCAATATCAAAGAATTAGAACCTCAAAATAAGTCAGTACCTGTTAAGTTTAAACACATCAACTTATAATATGATGTCTTCTTGATAGTAACTGTTTAAATACTattcaaaacatgaaaacaatagcAATCAAAACGTTCACCTCAAATAACTAGATTCAGTATTATCTTCTAAGTTACTTAACTTACAGCACATCAAATCATAATATCTTTCTGACATTCTCAGAGTAATTGTTATTTGAAATActaaacatgaaaacacaaacCATCAAAATGTTCACCTCAAATGACTACATTcactattatttgatatttttattaggtTCTTCCACTGTTCCTCAAGATtgcatttatgtttaaaaaacttCAAATTGTCAAACAGAACGTAACAGTCATCATTTTGCATCCAAAAAGACGCTCAGATCATTGTTATAATGTCATTGTGATAGACTGGATTtaacacattaaaacattttttccgtTCTTCCTCTAATTTTTGGATTGCAATATTCAGATTATATATCTCACATTTTTTAGTAGCTGTCTGTTTTAGTACATTAGATTCTACAGTTAATGACTTCATTTTTCAACTGGATTCTGCCATTACAGATTTTTGTTCAGCATTGTCTACCAAGACAGTTACATCTTCTTGTAGCTTTCGTTTCACTTAATTGATCCTTGATGGCTATCCATTTTGGGGCCAAAGGTAGAACCTAAATTTTCTGCCTGTATTTCTGTCTAGCACCTACTGCATTCTCTGGGAGAGCTGGTGTGAAATTAGACCTACCACCAATCGATTTAATATGCGCTATTACTCTCCTCTGAGCAACGAGAGAAACCACTTGTATGTTCTCAGTTAAACTTAATTTCTTTATAAAGAACCTCCGCTCCACATTGGCTTGTCCATGCGATGTAATTAGTACAAGTTTAAAAACTTCCCAAACTGTTGAGCTCTAATATGAGTTTCtcttttttacataattatgcAGGAACGAATCCACTGACTCATTCTTCAGTAGATCAAAATCTCTAAAATAATGATGATCAGAACTATGGAAAGTTTGTACACTGTCTATAAAATCATAGTATTCTTCCTTGACAGTTTCGCTTTTCCCTTCATTCAGATGCTGGAGTTCAATCAGCTTCTCTACGGGATTTTGAACTGATGTTTGCAAACATCTGAATTCCAATAACACAGGCATCAGATCCTCAGTCCTGTTATGACCAGTGAAAGCCGAGGTAAAGTAATGTGATACAATGCAAACATCAACAGGACTCCAGTATCTAACATGAATGCCTACTTGTTTCTTATTCAAGCTGCTGTTGTGAGATTCAGAGAACGTGAGTACTATTTTATTCGCCTGTTGGAAGCGTGTAGCTAACTGATTGTCAAAATATGGACCAAGTCCAAAGTCTACAAGGTAAGTACACTTGTCTTCAACACATGTTAATTTTTGACCTATAGCGCTgtcaagaaacatttatttaaatgtctCAGAAATGTTATTACAACTACTGTAGCTGAATTAGGGTATCACACATTTTACAGCCCAAATAATTTCGGCTCTAAGTACATCGGTATGAGAAATATTCTCAGATATGTTAGCATGTATATACTTATTTGTACTGGTATTTGGTTTGTCCTgacttaagaataaaaaatgcCTAAATTGTTGTTCAAATGCTTCAAGttgcttttatatatttttttcattcatgTATGGATTCACCCATGTTCCGAAGGCCGAAAGTCTTTGCAAAAATGCATACGTTGCAGCGTGCCATATGTAGGAACTTTCTCAAGACATGTTCTATATAATTCACTCTCTTTCCAGTTCTCCTCATATTTACACTTCTCAGGCATGATGTGAGAACAATTTAAAAACAGGATCAAAATTATTATCACATGATGGCAAGAGTTCCTGAACTGCAAGCAGTTCTTTTCAGGTATTTTAACCATTTTCACAGATTTTGAACAATGCGCGGGAAAACGAGTCTAATAAAATAGTGAACGCAGCTATGAAATCAAACTGTCTTGTATAAGCTTATCGCTGATTGGTCAGGTTCCGTGCTTCACGGATGGATAATTGCCTCACTTTCATTCAGAAACTATTAAATGAAAGTATAATGAATTTTGATTGGCCAAACACGATAGGAAAATATAACGTCGCCACATTTAGGCTTCAGCTTTACCTGGGAAATTAGTGCTAAACGTTGTCGATGTTTTTAacgatatttatttttttgctaaaACTGAAATGTAATGACTATTCATGACTTAAAAATACCTTTTTCAAATTTCATGGTTTTCCAGCACTTGGGGGAACCTTGTAACTACTTTCTACAACAGCAGCTTAAGATCTTTCAAAGAgtaataagaaatagaaataactacATTTAATAGCAGCAGTTTTAATCTTCAACATTTTGGTGACTTGAATAATCGTcataagaacaataataaatagaTACGACTACTGTTTAAGATGTACAAAAATAAGTGATCTTATGAAACACGCGCttctataataaacaattatCACATTTGACCTAAATTACTATAAGGCTAATAAGCCTAGCCAATTTTATTACAGAATGGATATGTTTCAAGGCATTGCATAGGTTCTGTGTGCACATTACAAATATATCAACTAACCGTAACAACAACTATCAGGAGCCCAAAGACGGATACAAGATTCGGGGTAATCATTCTTTTCAGATTCCATGTTTCCTTGCTTCATATAGTTAAGTAGATAATTACATAAGTGGTATAATTGCTTAGAGTAACAAATATATTGAGTGAACATTTTACAACTTACTATAGAATTTCTCAGGATACTTTTTTATCACCCCTCTGAAGGCTCCTACATAATATTGTTAACAGTCATCATAGTAACTGTGCAACGTCCAcgcaatatatttataaagtaaaacatttgttttattgtaatagttcTGAAAAGTTATTCAGAGTATGACATCTTGTTGACTGAGATGCAATGTGAACTTACCATTCATATATTTCGTCAACGAATGAATAACAATATCTGCCCCTAAGTTCAACGgttgctgaaagaaaaacaacgataacagactcaatatttgaaaaaaacaacaagaaaaaaatattcaggtTTTATGCGTATATTTCATGGAAAAATctttataaattgaaattaacGTTTTTCATGAAGAACCTGAAATAAGCGCTTTAATCAGATAAAATAAACTTGTCTCGGGTTTTAATGTAAGTTTGTAACATTTGTAACTACTTTAACACTTgtaatggctcagcagtaagcttgAAGACTTACAATGGTAAAATTTGGGGTTTGATTCCTGTGGCGGTAACAACAAGGTTAGTTCAGTAtgctttagaataaaatataacattcagTCCAAAAATATTTGCCATATATTTCTTTGATACTACCTATGCatgctaaatattttgttttgtgaaacattgttagcatattgaaattaattaattcacaACAAATTCTTAGCATAGTTAGTTCGATTTATAATTACACGTATACTTCCtgtaattttaagatatttcaatGTATCGAAAAGACGTATTGCTGTTCCACTtaattcaggcccggcatggccaagcgtgttatgtcgtgcgactcgtattctgagggtcgtgggttcacattctcgtcgcgccaaacatgctcgccctttcagccgtgagggcgttataacgtgacagtcaatcccactattcgttggtaaaagagtagcccaagagttggcggtgagtggtgaggactagatgccttccctctagtcttacactgctaaattagggacggctagcacagatagccctcgagtaactttgtgcgaaattcaaaacaaacaaacacttaatttAAAAGCCAATTCAAATTTCCTGATTGGTGCATGTCCTTGCCTGAAGCACTGGGGTGGAAAATGTATTGTCCACGGCTATCAGAATATCTGGCCAGTCAGCTTTGACTGCTTCCACTATTGCTTTGATGTCTAATACTTTCATTAAAGGATTAGTTGGACTTTCTAACCACACGAGCTgttgaaaaaatacagaaattaatatacaaaattaataaaagccacgtaaacaatttattttaaaaagctgtAAAGTATCGGACGAATAGCCACACACAGTCAGGAAATTGTCATCAGTGTTGAAAACAAcactaataaaagaaacaaactgatcatgaattcgtgatgacgagaaaactctcttgtagaaaaaattatatatactctTAAAAAAGAGAAACGctaaaggcaaaatttgagacaaattgttaacaagtttattccgggtagatCTGTATGACATgagtgaaactttgcacattcactgctgaacattcaaagtctgcaaaggtgaagtccacgctcattagttaaagtttaacgtcaatcaacgtcaataacgagtatgcccccattgagtatcaataactgcttggcatctcctgccaatggaagcgatgagatgacgaaacacatcctgtggaatgactgtccactcagcctgcaaagctgctggaagctgaggtagagtctgcggttgaggttgttgctgtcgcagacgtcgatccaactcgtcccaaagatgttcgatggggtttaaatctggtgatctggagggccagggaaaaacgttgatgctgtggtgtctcaagaagacagtggtgagtcgggctgtgtgaggacgagcGTTGTCATGTtggaaaacgtcgttgacgttcaccatgatgggttgcacatgggaccTAAGAACCTCGTAGACCGTTGCGTACTGTCTGATCGGAAATCTATGcaaccctggtatggttgaggcagtaaacgtcgcagtggtggtcctatcccgaaggtgacgtaaacggatgtagcgatcttgggtgggcgtggtcacacgaggtctgccagatcgtggacggtcacgagttgatccctgttgttggtgacgattccacagccttgtgatggtgcttgggtgaacattcacagctttggcaacatctgatcgagattcgcctgcttccaacgaccaatggcgttgttgcgttgtgcttctgtcagtcttggcgtaactgtattgcgtgtcggtggcttaacattgagctatggaaaccgagaacccgtcacttttatagggattttgcacatgttgcacgtgcagaacatgcagatctctcaaacaaatttattggacacgaatgcgttttggcgaaaaatccgatttttcctccgttttcatagcgcacaacttttattgtcattttggtctgacaatcagtgccttaacacgtgtaacatcacatactctgagcttgtaagaTTAACACTTTGAGCTTGTAacattaatacatatatttctctttaaaataaaaaaaatatcccttttgcgtttgtttttttgaagagtatatgtgaaaaacggctgatatgggtagagaaagcactatgtagagaagcgaacaacgtttcaagcTTAGGATTTGAGGTGAAAATGTCATCAGCTCTCATTCTACCCTTGTAAGGATATCAGGACCCAGGAAATGATATTATGGGTGTAGTTGACTTGCTGAGTGTGGTCTATCGAACCTTAACCACACTACACCTTGAGGCACGTCATTTTCTACCCACATTTCATCATGGAATTGATAGATTCTACTTCTTTAATGTCTCTTTGTTGTACTATTCTACATGAATGAGCACTCTTTTCTGCCATGTCTGGTCCTCCTGACTTTTTCACTTTTCAAGGCAAAGATgtaataaggtcgaaacgttgttcgttcctctacttAGTGCTTTCTCACAGTTACAAGGTACCCTATAATGTTTAAGAGTCTTGACCGACCACTTGTGCACGATTTGTTCTTCAATAATGATCTGGTGTCGAAATACTCAGCCATTTACTGAAATGAGTCAAAACTGAAGTGTTCTTTCAGGTATATGTTTTCATCCCACTTCAAAATTCTTCAGTTACAAATTGACATATTTCCTTTTAAATCTCTGCTAACGTGTAATTCGACCTAATCGACGAACACGAAGACATCATAACGTTATGATACAAGGACTTGGATATTTAAATTGGTAGTTAACTTTCCATTAATGGAATGAACAATGAGATAACTTCAGGTCTCATTGtaaaatgacaacaaaaacttttttttttcaatgttcaGAGTTTTCTCTGAAAGTAGCATATTATTACACAAATGTTTGAATGGTAAACATAATTCTAAGCAAAAATTGAACAAAGTTCGTTGTATCATACAACATACATATGTCATGTGTTAGATATCcccaaggcctggcatggccaagcgtgttaatgcgtgcgactcgtaatctgaggatcgcgggtttgcatcccagtcgcgcaaaacatgctcgccctttcagccgtgggagcgttataaagttacggtcaatcccactattcgttggtaaaagagtagcccaagagttggcggtgggtggtgatgactagctgccttccctctagtcttacactgctaaattagggagggctagcacagataaccctcgagtagctttgtgcgaaattcaaaaacaaacaaagatatccACAACGGTTTGGCAGTTTTGTGATGGCTATTTCGGTAAATACGAATCGAGGcagttatatgttttgttgttgttttttcgcaGAGTAATTTTTAAGTTCCCATAAACCATGAACAGGGTAAAGGCCCGTTAGATTCCAAGCGCCCCTGGTTTTCTTCAACCAAACACATATCATGAACCAGATGGACTAACGCTTTAACAGTTCATAATACTATCTTAACAGACTATAATACTATATtgattatttttctaacaaatcACATTCGAAAACTCTCAGTTTGTCTGATGTAACTATTAATTCTAACAAGTGAAGTGTAGCTGCCAAACCACAATGTTGAGCACTTCATTTTTATTACTACAGAAAGAAATAGTCTTTTATAAAGCTCATAACCTGTAGAACAGTTTTCACCGCAGTTTTATGCAACCTAACTCATATCACAAAGAAAAAAACTGCTCTTCAAGAAGTGTTTCTTCCATCTTCATGTTCAATTAGGCTGAATATGTTAATTCTACCGAGTTTGAGTGTCTTCGAGTGGTAACAGTTTCTGGTATACCTCGAAGTCATGAGTATTGAATCATGGTAAGACAGCCACAAACTTTCTTTTCTTATGTGAGTGGTAGTATTAAAATTAACTTAGAATAAGGAATACGAATAAAGAAGAGAACGCGAAACATAATTCAACATTCCATACCTTTGTGTGTGATTTTAAAGCTCTTCGTACTTTTTCGACATCAGTGCAGTCAA from Tachypleus tridentatus isolate NWPU-2018 chromosome 1, ASM421037v1, whole genome shotgun sequence harbors:
- the LOC143232567 gene encoding putative cystathionine gamma-lyase 2; translated protein: MTAITAVVCLLSNGDHILSSDDVFGGSHFLMKNGVSRFQMTTTFVDCTDVEKVRRALKSHTKLVWLESPTNPLMKVLDIKAIVEAVKADWPDILIAVDNTFSTPVLQQPLNLGADIVIHSLTKYMNGHCDVCLGSIVSRNKDIYQRLSFAQRTLGPVPSPFDCYLVCRGLKTLPVRMRQHEKNALDITCFLEGHPMVKKVLYPVLETIIMEA